The window AGCCGCCTGAGCCGCCCGGCCCGGTGCGCCGCGAGCGCCACAGCGAACGCCGTGCCCTCCCCGCCCGAGACCAGCGACCCGGTGTTGCAGTGCGTGAGGATGCGGTGCCCGCCGCCGGGCAGCAGCTCGTCCAGCAGCGCCAGCCCCCGTTCGGCCATCCGGGAGCTGGCCTCGGCGTCCTCCTTGTGCAACGCCCGCGCCGCGCCCAGCGCTGCAGCAGCGGCCTGCTCGACATCCCCGCTCCTCGCGAGCTCGGCCCGGTACGCGGACTGGGCCCTGCGCACGCCGACGGCGAGGTTCACCGCGGTGGGCCGAGCGCCCGCCAGTGACTCCGCGGCGTCGTCCACGTCGAACCCGCGCGCGGCGGCGAGCGCGACGCCGTACGCCCCGGCGATGCCGAGCAGCGGCGCCCCACGCACGGCGAGCGAACGGATCGCCTCCACCAGCGCGGGCGCGTCCGTACAGACCAGCTCGACCTCCTCGGCCGGCAGTCTCGTCTGGTCGAGAAAGACCAGAACGGGGCCTTCAGGCGGTTCGTCCCACCGGATCGCCAGTATCTCGGTCGGCCTGCTGTCCTCGCCGGATTGCGCGTACTGATCAGCCATGTCGTCAGTCTGCCCTTTGTCCGGCGGACTATTGAAGGTGTGCAGCCCATACCGCGACCGGTACCTCCCCGACCACCCCATGGCACGATGGCTGCCAACCTGCCACCGCGACCGCGGACGGGCACCGTGAAGGAGCGACGATGAAAGACACTCCGGGCTGGGCCTCGCCCGGATCCGCCCCGTCCGACGGGCAGGAACCCGGCACGTCCGGCCCGGCCGAGCCCGCAGACCGTCCCGACCCCGCGCAGGAGCCGGGACCGGACCCACAGGGCACCGGCCCGAAGTGGTCCAAGGAGCAGCCCCCACCCAGCCAGTGGTCCGCCCCGACGGCACCCCAGGCTCCGGGCCAGACCCCGCCACCCCCACCGCCCGGCCCGGGCTGGGGCGCCCGCCCTCCGGCCGGCCCCGGCGGATACGGCGGACATGGCGACGGCCACCAGGGCTACGGCGCCCCGGGCGGATACGGCGCTTGGGGAGGCGGCTGGGGCGGCCCTCCGCCCGCGGCCAAGCCCGGCGTGATCCCGCTGCGTCCCCTCGGCGTCGGCGAGATCCTCGACGGCGCGGTCTCCACCATGCGCACCTACTGGCGGACGGTCCTGGGCATCTCCCTGACCGTCGCGATCGTGACGGAGATCCTCGTCATCCTCGTCCAGGGCCTCGTCCTGAACGACCGCCTCAGCACCGAGGCCCTCAACGATCCGAACGCCACCCTCAGCGAACTGACCCGCGCCACGGGCGACGCCCTGATCAGCTCCAGCGTGATCTTCCTGATCTCGGTGATCGGTGCGATCGCCGCGACCGCCCTGCTGACGACGATCACCAGCCGCGCAGTGCTCGGCAAGTCGGTGACCACCGGCGAGGCCTGGCGCGACGCCCGACCTCAGGTACTACGCCTCTTCGGCCTGCTCTTCCTGCTGCTGCTCATGACCTTCGGCCTGGTGCTCGCGGGCGCCGTGCCCGGCATCCTCGTGGCCGCCGCGGGCTCCGGTGACGCGGGCGGGGCACTGGCCCTCCTGGGCATCTTCGGCGCTGGCATCGTCGCACTGTGGCTGTGGTTCCGCTTCTCCCTCGCCTCGCCCGCGCTGATGCTGGAGAAGCAGGGCATCGTGAAGGCGCTGAGCCGCTCCGCGAAGCTGGTGCGGGGTTCCTGGTGGCGCGTCTTCGGCATCCAGTTGCTCGCCACGCTGATCGCGAACATCGTCGCGGCGATCGTCGTCATCCCCTTCACCTTCCTCGCCGGCGCGCTCAGCGGCGACGGCGCCACCACCTTCCTCAATGGCACCACCGAGTTCGGCTGGACATTCCTCATCATCAGCGGTGTCGGTTCGGTGATCGGCTCCATGATCACCTTCCCGATCACGGCCGGCGTCACCGTCCTGCTCTACATCGACCAGCGCATTCGCCGCGAGGCCCTCGACCTCGAACTGGCCCGAGCCGCCGGCGTCCAGGGCTACGGCACCGACACCACGGGGAGCTGAATCGGTGAGCCTGGCGGGGGGAGTTCTCACAACGTCGTCAGCACTGCCGGACGTGGCCGTACGCGCATTGCTGCGCACCGGCGACACGTCCGTGCTGTCGCTGTCGGCACGCTCCGACGACGAGCCACCGCTGATGATCCCGCGTGATCCCGCGCGGGAAGCGGCCCGGCGCGAGCTGTCGAAGCACATGTACCACGAGAACGAACCCAGTTGGTTCCAGCGCGCCCTGGACACCTTCTGGGACTGGGTCGAGGACTTGTTCAGCAGCGCCTCGACCGTGGCACCCGGGGGGCCGCTCGGCCTGGTCGTCGTCATCCTGGTCGTCCTCGCGGTCCTCGGCGCCCTGTGGTGGCGCCTCGGCACCCCGCGCCGCCAACCCACCTCTTCCGCCGCTCTGTTCGACGACCGCCCCCGCAGCGCCGCCGAACACCGAGCCGCCGCCGAAGCGCACGCCGCCCAGGGCCACTGGAACCAGGCCGTCCAGGAACGCATGCGCGCCATCGTCCGCTCCCTCGAGGAACGCGCACTCCTCGACGTCCGACCGGGCCGCACCGCGGACGAGGCCGCCGCCGAAGCAGGCCGCTCGCTGCCGTCCCGCACGGACCGACTGCGCGCCGCCGCCCGGGACTTCGACGACGTGACATACGGCGGACGGACCGCGACCCAGCAGGCGTACCAGCGCATCGCAGAACTCGACCGCGACCTGGAGAGCACCAAGCCACAGCTCGCGAGCAGCGCCCCCAGCACGGCCCACAACGCCCGCCCGGGAGCCGCCGAATGACCACCGAGGCCACGCTCCCGTCCACCTCGGCCTCGCCCACCCCACGCCAGGTGTGGACCCGCACGCGAGGCATCGCCCTCGCCGTCGTGCTCCTGCTGGCGGCGGCCGTCGTGATCGCCACGATCCGCTCCGACGCCCGGCACGGCGCCCTCGACCCACGCTCCGCCGACGCCAAAGGCAGCCGGGCGGTCGCCGAGCTCCTCGCCGACCGCGGCGTGGACACACGCGTCGTCACCACCCTGGACGAGGCACGCGCCGCATCCGCCGCGGACACCACCCTCCTGGTCGCCGCCCCCGATCTTCTGACGCACCGTCAACAGACCTCGTTGCATTCGGCGACCGCCAACTCCGGCGGCCGTACCGTCCTCGTCGCCCCTGGCAGCTGGTCCGTCGAACGGCTCGTCCCCGGGGTCACCGCGGACCCCGCCACCAGCCTCGACTCGGAACTCGCCCCCGACTGCACCCTGCCCGCCGCCCAGCGCGCGGGCACCGCCGACCTGGGCGGCGTCCGCTACACCACCACCCACCTCGGCGCCGACCAGTGCTACCCCAGCGAGCGCCTGGCCACCCTGCTGCGCGTCCCGGAAACCACCGGGGACGGCGACTCCATCGTCCTCGG of the Streptomyces sp. T12 genome contains:
- a CDS encoding DUF4129 domain-containing protein translates to MSLAGGVLTTSSALPDVAVRALLRTGDTSVLSLSARSDDEPPLMIPRDPAREAARRELSKHMYHENEPSWFQRALDTFWDWVEDLFSSASTVAPGGPLGLVVVILVVLAVLGALWWRLGTPRRQPTSSAALFDDRPRSAAEHRAAAEAHAAQGHWNQAVQERMRAIVRSLEERALLDVRPGRTADEAAAEAGRSLPSRTDRLRAAARDFDDVTYGGRTATQQAYQRIAELDRDLESTKPQLASSAPSTAHNARPGAAE
- a CDS encoding DUF4350 domain-containing protein; translated protein: MTTEATLPSTSASPTPRQVWTRTRGIALAVVLLLAAAVVIATIRSDARHGALDPRSADAKGSRAVAELLADRGVDTRVVTTLDEARAASAADTTLLVAAPDLLTHRQQTSLHSATANSGGRTVLVAPGSWSVERLVPGVTADPATSLDSELAPDCTLPAAQRAGTADLGGVRYTTTHLGADQCYPSERLATLLRVPETTGDGDSIVLGAPDILYNDRLDEQGNASLALQLLGSRPHLVWYLPSLSDTPAADTDDERSFFDLLPSGWLWGTLQLFIAAALAALWRARRLGPLVPEKLPVAIRASETVEGRARLYRKANARDRAAAALRSTTRTRLAPLVGVPVTQAHAPEALLPALSAHLHNHGDGPALHTLLFGPPPSDDAALISLADQLDALEREVRRP
- a CDS encoding glycerophosphoryl diester phosphodiesterase membrane domain-containing protein; protein product: MKDTPGWASPGSAPSDGQEPGTSGPAEPADRPDPAQEPGPDPQGTGPKWSKEQPPPSQWSAPTAPQAPGQTPPPPPPGPGWGARPPAGPGGYGGHGDGHQGYGAPGGYGAWGGGWGGPPPAAKPGVIPLRPLGVGEILDGAVSTMRTYWRTVLGISLTVAIVTEILVILVQGLVLNDRLSTEALNDPNATLSELTRATGDALISSSVIFLISVIGAIAATALLTTITSRAVLGKSVTTGEAWRDARPQVLRLFGLLFLLLLMTFGLVLAGAVPGILVAAAGSGDAGGALALLGIFGAGIVALWLWFRFSLASPALMLEKQGIVKALSRSAKLVRGSWWRVFGIQLLATLIANIVAAIVVIPFTFLAGALSGDGATTFLNGTTEFGWTFLIISGVGSVIGSMITFPITAGVTVLLYIDQRIRREALDLELARAAGVQGYGTDTTGS
- the mtnA gene encoding S-methyl-5-thioribose-1-phosphate isomerase codes for the protein MADQYAQSGEDSRPTEILAIRWDEPPEGPVLVFLDQTRLPAEEVELVCTDAPALVEAIRSLAVRGAPLLGIAGAYGVALAAARGFDVDDAAESLAGARPTAVNLAVGVRRAQSAYRAELARSGDVEQAAAAALGAARALHKEDAEASSRMAERGLALLDELLPGGGHRILTHCNTGSLVSGGEGTAFAVALAAHRAGRLRRLWVDETRPLLQGARLTAYEAARSGMAYTLLTDNAAGSLFAAGEVDAVLIGADRIAADGSVANKVGSYPLAVLARYHHVPFIVVAPLTTVDPQTPDGASIEVEQRPGFEVTEVMAPHVPVAGTEPGGGIPVAPLGTQAYNPAFDVTPPELVTAIVTEEGAASPVTAEALAELCARSRQVTQSL